The genomic DNA CGGCGATCAACTCGCCCACGGCGGACGGGTATACGGTGCGCTCGACCATCACCGGCCGCCCCGAGAGCGTGCGCAGCCGCCGTACCTCGTAGACCTCGGCCCCGGCGGGCAGTCGCAGGTGCTTCCGCTCGGTCGCGTCGGCGGGGCGGGTCTCCACGGCGTCGATCCGGCCGCCGGGCTCTTCGCCCGTCGAGCGCGCCCAGCGGGTGAAGCTGAGCAGTTCGCCGAAGCTCTGCGGCCGGGGCGTGCCGATCACGACCCGGCGGGTGCCGCGCCGTGAGGCGATCAGCCCCTCGGTGCGCAGCAGGGCCATCGCCTGGCGGACCGTGCCCCGGGAGACGCCGTACCGCTCGGCGAGCTCGCCCTCGGCGGGCAGCCGTCCGCCGGAGCCGTAGCGGCCCTCACCGATCTCACGGCCTAGGTCGGCGGCGACCTTGCGGTACATCGCCGGGGGCTTGCCAGGACCGTCCGTCACCGCCTGGGTCTCCGTCCTGAGCGCTTCCGCCCCGCCGCCGTCAGTCGCGCTCGTCGTTCTTCTTGTTCTTGATCCGCTCGGCTTCCTTGCGGACCTCGGCCTGGGTGGCACGCTCCTTCTCCAGCCACTCGGGGCTGTCCTTCTTCAGCGCCTCGATCTGCTCGGTGGTGAGGGGCTCGGTGACCCCGCCACGGGCGAGACCGGCGATGGACACGCCGAGCCTGGCCGCGACGACCGGGCGCGGGTGCGGGCCGTTGGCGCGCAGCTCGCGCAGCCACTGGGGCGGATCGGCCTGCAACTCGTTCAGCTCGGCGCGGGAGACGTCACCCTCCTGGAACTCGGCGGGCGTGGCCTCTAGGTACACACCCAGCTTCTTCGCCGCCGTGGCGGGCTTCATCGTCTGGGTGGTCTGGTGCGAACTCATACCGTCAAGAGTATCGACCGTGTACGAGGCCTCCGACCACGGCGGGTAACCTTGCGGGGTGACAGGCTCGGAAGCATCCCCCACGTTCCGGCTCGCGTACGTCCCCGGGGTGACGCCCGCCAAGTGGGTGCGGATCTGGAACGAGCGCCGGCCCGACGTCCCCCTGATCCTCGTACCGGTCCCGGCCGCCGAGGCATCCGATGTGTTGCGGCGCGGCGAGGCCGACGCCGGACTCGTCCGGTCGCCGGTCGACCGTACGGTCCTCAGCGCGATCCCCCTCTACACCGAGGCGACCGTCGTCGTGGCCCCCAAGGACCACGTCGTCACGGCGGCCGAAGAGGTGTCCCTCGACGAACTCGCCGACGAGGTGGTCCTGCACCCCCTCGACGACGTCCTCGACTGGGAACAGCCGCCCGGAGAGCCCGCGTTCGAGCGTCCCGCCACCACCGAGGACGCCGTCGAACACGTGGCGTCGGGCATCGGCATCCTCTACGTCCCCCAGTCCCTGGCCCGGCTGCACCACCGCAAGGACCTCACCTACCGGACGGTGGTCGACGCCCCCCAGTCGGACGTCGCCCTCTCCTGGCCCGAGGACGCGACCACCGACCTGGTCGAGGACTTCATCGGCATCGTGCGCGGCCGTACGGTCAACAGCACCCGGGGCCGCACCCCGGCGCCCGCCCAGCCGCAGCCGAAGGCCAAGGCGAAGCGCGCCGAAACCCCCGCGCGCCGCAAGCCCGCCGCCGGGAAGACGACGGGCCGGACCGGCAAGAACCCCCGTGGTTCGTCCGGCGGAACCAAGGGAACCAAGCGCGGCAAGCCGCGCGGTCGCTGACGATCACCGCGACAACTGCCCGCCGTTCAGGCCGACTTCGCTGCCGAGGCGTTTGGCACAGCGCCTAGTCGAGCACTCCCGCCGGCATCCGGAACAGATCGCCCGTCGTGTCGGCCGCGCCGAGTGCGGGCAGCGCGCCCAGGGTGAGGACGGCCGTCGCGAGGGGCCACAGGCGCGGGGGCGGGGTCGTCTGGAGCGCCGCGATCCGGCGGGTGACGGCACGGTCGGTGAAGCCCAACGCGCAGGCGGGGCGCGCGCGTTCGGCGCTCAGGGCGGCGCGGGCCAGCGCGCGGGCGGTGGTCGCACGGTCGCCGACCACGGCCGCCGCCTGCTCGTCCGCCCACCGCTCCAGCAGGAACACGACCGTGGAGCGCACGGGCCGCAGCAGTGGGTTGGCCGCGGCGGCGAGCGTCGCCGCGGTCACCAACTGCGCGTGCCGGTGGGCGAGATGGGCGCGTTCATGGGCGAACAGGACCCGGCGTTCCGCCGGTTCGAGGGCGCTCAGCATGCCGACCGTCACCAGGATCCGGCCAGGCGGCCCGGGGATCGCGAACGCACGCGGTTCGGGAGAGTCGGCGACGATCAACTCGGTGTCCGCCGGGTGCCCTTCGCACAGCCGGCGCAGCGCGCGCCGCGTACGACGGTCGGCGCGCACGGCCCCCCTGGACGGACACGACGAGCACGGCGAGGGCGACCGCGGCCACTATCCCGATGACCTCGGGCACCGGTTCCGCCAGCCGGTGTCCGTCCTGCCGGGCCTCGGCGACGACCGGCGGGGCATCGCCGACGAGCGTCGCGGCCGGCAGGAACAGGGACCAGCAGGTGGCCGCCGCGGTCACCACGGCGGCGGTCAGCACCCGGGCGGCCAGTGCCGGAGCCACCCGCCTGCCGATCGCCGGGCTGATCGCGGCGAGCGGCGCGGACAACAGCTACGGGATGTAGACGTCGAACCTCATCCCGCGCCCCCGGCGAGGAGGTCACGCAGGGCCCTCTCCTCCTCGGGACGCAGACCGCTCACGAACTGCTGTAGCGCGGCGATCGGGTCCGGGCCACGGTCCAGCGCCTCGTGCATCGCCTCGGCGGTCAACTCGGCCGCGTTCTTCGCCGGCCGGTACGCGCCGCGCCGCCCGGTCGCGTCCCGCAGGACGAGCCCCTTGTCGTAGAGCCGCTTGAGGATCGTGTGCACGGTGTTGTAGGCGAGCGGGCCGTGGATCTCGGCCTGGATCTCGGCCGGTGTCAGGGGGCGGTCGGTCGCCCACAGTGCGGCGAGGACCTCGCTCTCCAGTTCACCGGCGCTGCGCCGCTCCGCCCGCACCTGCGGGTCTCTGCCAGCCATGGCGCTCACCTTACAGCGTGTAGGGCGCGACTTACCTGCCATTGGCGCTCTGACCAGGCTTTTTTGCCTGGTCGTGGTAGATGGATGCGCCGAGGGGATTCCTGCTTCTACCTGGGAGTTCCCGGGATTTCCGGTGGAAATGTGCACGGGTTGTGCACTGAATCCGGGGGCTGGGCGATGGGCTTGACGAGTGCCGTCAGGGAGTAGGAGGAGAGGGTGAGGCCACCAGTCGTGGCTTTGACCCTGAACTGGATCCGTCCTCTGTGTGCGCTGGCAGTGGCGGGGTGGCTGCCTGTGCCTCCTACGTGCACCAGCGGGAGTTCGCCCGTCTGGCGGCTGCATGCGGTCGAGCGGCAGGAGTTGGAGCTGCCTGCCGTCGGAGCCGAGGGGCGGTCGGCGTGTGCGGGTCGATCCGGACGAAGCGGCCGCAGATGTCGCGGCTGACGGGCCGTGTCCGGTGTCGACGTGAAGTTCAGGGCCTCGGTAAGGCCGACGTTAGAAAGGGCTTGCCACCCCATCAAAGCCCCGTCAACGGGAGGCAGTTGGCCCTGATCCGGGCCGAAGCGTCGTCGAGGGCGCCCGGCCGGCGCCTGCGCAGCGGGCCCCCACATGCCCGCACCGAGGAGCTGACGAACATGACCACCACCGCGCCCGCCACCACCCCCGCGGCCGGGCCGCTCGGCGACCGGGAGACCGACACCCGTGAGAAGGACATCATGCGCTTCCGCGTGGTGTCCGGACCGGATCCGACCACCCGCAACGACGCCTACCTGGCCTGGCAGCTCGACCGCCAACAGGCGGACCTGTGGCCGTACTTCCGCCGCTACGACACCGCCCTGACCACCCGCGCCACCGTCGTGTCCGACACCGGCGTGATCACCGAGGGCCCCAACTTCGGCGGCCAGGACTACCTGTCCCTCACCGGCCACCCCGCCATCCTCGACGCCGCCCACCAGGCCCTGCGCGACTTCGGCCCGCTCACCGCCGGCTCCCCGGCGAAATCCGCCGAAGATCTCAGACGTCATCCGCTTTCCGTACGTGATCGGTTGGTTCGGGGCGGGTGGGCATGAACTCCGGTTGGTGGCGTCGGTGCCAGGTCTGCTGGAGGCCCGGGAGAAGAGGGTCCGGGGAGAGATCGCGTGGTTGCGGGAGAAGGCCGAGCGGGTGCAGGCCGCGCTCACACTGTCAGGGGATGACAGAACCTCGCAAAGAATCACGAACCACCCTCTAAGAAGCGATGACCGGTCCGCTGGGCGGAACAGAGGGCGACGGCGCACTCTCGGCGGAACACGCTGTCCACGAACAAGGCGATATCGGATTTCCGGTCGACAAGTCATAGGAGTCACGACGATGAAGATCCGAAACAGGATCACTGTCCTGGCAGCGACGTTGGTGAGTTGCGCGGGCATGGTTACGTTGGCGACGGGGGCAAGTGCCGCGCCGACCGCAGACTCCACGGCGGGCATCTCCGCCCGCGTTAGGGCCGCCGCGGCTGCGAGCAGCTATCACACGATCAAGAACATGGCCTACACCC from Streptomyces sp. NBC_01478 includes the following:
- a CDS encoding GntR family transcriptional regulator translates to MTDGPGKPPAMYRKVAADLGREIGEGRYGSGGRLPAEGELAERYGVSRGTVRQAMALLRTEGLIASRRGTRRVVIGTPRPQSFGELLSFTRWARSTGEEPGGRIDAVETRPADATERKHLRLPAGAEVYEVRRLRTLSGRPVMVERTVYPSAVGELIAELPADTVSHTVALEESGVLFADAQHTIDLCRADEEDARLLGCRPGDPLLRERRCSTDPAGTPVEWSEDRYLPETVAFTLHSSAAAGSLARRPAGDA
- a CDS encoding DUF5997 family protein — its product is MSSHQTTQTMKPATAAKKLGVYLEATPAEFQEGDVSRAELNELQADPPQWLRELRANGPHPRPVVAARLGVSIAGLARGGVTEPLTTEQIEALKKDSPEWLEKERATQAEVRKEAERIKNKKNDERD
- a CDS encoding LysR family transcriptional regulator substrate-binding protein, encoding MTGSEASPTFRLAYVPGVTPAKWVRIWNERRPDVPLILVPVPAAEASDVLRRGEADAGLVRSPVDRTVLSAIPLYTEATVVVAPKDHVVTAAEEVSLDELADEVVLHPLDDVLDWEQPPGEPAFERPATTEDAVEHVASGIGILYVPQSLARLHHRKDLTYRTVVDAPQSDVALSWPEDATTDLVEDFIGIVRGRTVNSTRGRTPAPAQPQPKAKAKRAETPARRKPAAGKTTGRTGKNPRGSSGGTKGTKRGKPRGR
- a CDS encoding M56 family metallopeptidase, whose translation is MRADRRTRRALRRLCEGHPADTELIVADSPEPRAFAIPGPPGRILVTVGMLSALEPAERRVLFAHERAHLAHRHAQLVTAATLAAAANPLLRPVRSTVVFLLERWADEQAAAVVGDRATTARALARAALSAERARPACALGFTDRAVTRRIAALQTTPPPRLWPLATAVLTLGALPALGAADTTGDLFRMPAGVLD
- a CDS encoding BlaI/MecI/CopY family transcriptional regulator; this translates as MAGRDPQVRAERRSAGELESEVLAALWATDRPLTPAEIQAEIHGPLAYNTVHTILKRLYDKGLVLRDATGRRGAYRPAKNAAELTAEAMHEALDRGPDPIAALQQFVSGLRPEEERALRDLLAGGAG